The proteins below are encoded in one region of Microbispora sp. NBC_01189:
- a CDS encoding PIG-L deacetylase family protein yields MRRLPVLDEADIRKVLVVVAHPDDIDFGGAGTIARLTEAGAEVVYCLVTDGDAGGFDRLVDNGGMAALRRAEQTAAAKCVGVGDLRFLGYQDGMVEQTLGLRRDIARVIRQVRPDLVVTSSPDRNYERLGPSHPDHRAVGGATLDAVYPDARNPYAFPELLTDEGLEAWTVREVWLSGGTAVNHYVDVTSTVGRKIAALRAHESQTSNIPDLDGMIKGWLSANAAAAGLPEGAYAEAFQRVVTA; encoded by the coding sequence ATGAGGAGGTTGCCCGTGCTGGACGAGGCGGATATCCGCAAAGTGCTGGTCGTCGTCGCGCACCCCGACGACATCGACTTCGGCGGGGCGGGAACGATCGCCAGGCTGACCGAGGCGGGGGCCGAAGTCGTCTACTGCCTGGTCACCGATGGCGACGCGGGCGGGTTCGACCGTCTCGTGGACAACGGCGGCATGGCGGCGCTGCGCCGGGCCGAGCAGACGGCGGCGGCCAAGTGCGTGGGCGTCGGCGACCTGCGCTTCCTGGGATACCAGGACGGCATGGTCGAGCAGACGCTCGGCCTGCGCCGCGACATCGCGCGGGTGATCCGCCAGGTGCGGCCGGATTTGGTCGTCACCTCGTCCCCCGACCGCAACTACGAGCGGCTCGGGCCGAGCCACCCGGACCACCGGGCCGTCGGCGGCGCCACCCTCGACGCCGTCTATCCCGACGCCCGCAATCCGTACGCCTTTCCCGAACTGCTCACCGACGAGGGCCTGGAGGCCTGGACGGTGCGCGAGGTCTGGCTGAGCGGCGGGACGGCCGTGAACCACTACGTCGACGTGACCTCCACCGTGGGCCGGAAGATCGCCGCCCTGCGCGCCCACGAGAGCCAGACCTCGAACATCCCCGACCTCGACGGCATGATCAAGGGCTGGCTCTCCGCCAACGCGGCCGCCGCGGGCCTCCCCGAGGGCGCGTACGCCGAGGCGTTCCAGCGGGTCGTCACCGCCTGA